The Terriglobia bacterium genome includes a region encoding these proteins:
- a CDS encoding EamA family transporter, with product MTERTQQSNFTRAQLAGYIALCLIWGSTWLAIRWVVRDVPPLEAAALRFLAAGVLLLAMAVAERRPWPADGAQWNALIVLSVSIMAVPYGLLFWAEQHVTSSMSAVLYSAMPLAVSLFTPIITHHKVPRRAIFAMVIAFGGLLVLFYQDLSKTRQALMGGVAVLVAMLLSSWSVVYAKQRLHHVDAVVSTGLQLFLGSVGLFWGTWALEAHRHAVWTRTAIFALAYLTIFGSAAAFVIYYWLLKKLQPYQLSSISLIIPLVALIAGLLDGEPVSWVMVVAIIAVLGSVRSVLMAEKEKEPEGDDILMLRNKAQ from the coding sequence ATGACAGAACGCACGCAGCAGTCAAATTTCACACGCGCACAGTTAGCCGGTTACATTGCTCTTTGCCTGATCTGGGGAAGCACGTGGCTGGCGATCCGATGGGTGGTGCGCGATGTTCCGCCGCTTGAGGCGGCTGCGCTGCGCTTTCTTGCCGCAGGCGTGCTGTTGCTGGCAATGGCCGTGGCGGAGAGACGCCCGTGGCCCGCCGATGGAGCGCAGTGGAACGCCCTCATAGTTTTGAGCGTGTCCATTATGGCTGTGCCTTATGGGTTGCTGTTCTGGGCGGAACAGCATGTAACCTCTTCAATGAGCGCTGTCCTATACTCCGCAATGCCGCTGGCTGTTTCACTCTTCACGCCGATCATTACGCATCACAAGGTCCCGCGCCGGGCGATCTTTGCCATGGTGATCGCCTTTGGCGGATTGCTGGTGCTCTTCTATCAGGATTTAAGTAAGACCCGCCAGGCGCTGATGGGTGGCGTTGCAGTCCTCGTCGCAATGTTGCTGAGTTCATGGTCAGTGGTCTATGCGAAGCAGCGTCTGCACCACGTTGACGCAGTGGTCTCAACCGGACTGCAATTGTTCCTTGGATCAGTTGGATTGTTCTGGGGAACGTGGGCACTTGAAGCGCACCGGCATGCTGTATGGACCAGGACCGCGATATTTGCGCTGGCGTATCTTACGATCTTTGGGTCAGCGGCGGCGTTTGTTATTTACTATTGGTTATTGAAAAAGCTGCAACCGTACCAGCTTTCATCCATCAGCCTGATTATTCCGCTGGTGGCATTAATTGCGGGGTTGCTGGATGGCGAACCTGTGTCATGGGTGATGGTGGTGGCAATTATCGCGGTGCTGGGTTCGGTGCGCTCTGTGCTGATGGCGGAAAAAGAGAAGGAACCGGAAGGTGACGACATACTGATGCTGCGGAACAAGGCGCAATGA
- a CDS encoding sulfite exporter TauE/SafE family protein — protein MTLEAMLLLVAIGFFAGGFGALAGVGGGIIVTPLLAIYFGLPMHQAIGVTLLCVIATSTATSSLYVERHVTDVRLGMTLELATTVGALIAALVAHHVNRRTLALLFVCFLLYSAGSMIKKAWDSRHAKRQEVIPDYTPQNYPVGLAASLIAGGFSGLLGIGGGPIKVPVMLLFMKVPLRVAAATSNFMIGVTAGTSAYIYWGRGDIRVDIAAPLVAGVFAGSLLGARISPKIRPVYILMLLVTIAGWLAAQMIYKLLTGGFQ, from the coding sequence ATGACGCTGGAGGCAATGCTTCTGCTGGTCGCAATAGGTTTTTTCGCCGGCGGATTTGGCGCGCTGGCGGGAGTGGGCGGCGGCATTATTGTTACGCCGCTGCTGGCCATTTATTTTGGCTTGCCGATGCACCAGGCCATCGGCGTGACGCTGCTTTGTGTGATTGCCACTTCCACCGCAACGTCTTCTCTCTACGTTGAACGGCATGTCACTGACGTCCGCCTGGGCATGACGCTGGAACTGGCGACCACGGTGGGCGCCCTGATTGCCGCGCTGGTGGCGCACCACGTGAACCGGCGCACACTGGCATTGCTGTTCGTCTGCTTTCTGCTTTACAGTGCCGGCTCCATGATCAAGAAAGCCTGGGACTCACGCCACGCGAAGAGGCAAGAAGTTATTCCGGATTACACGCCGCAGAATTATCCAGTGGGGCTAGCGGCTTCACTGATTGCGGGCGGATTTTCCGGGCTATTGGGAATCGGCGGCGGGCCGATCAAAGTCCCGGTGATGCTGCTGTTCATGAAAGTCCCGTTGCGCGTGGCGGCGGCCACCAGCAACTTTATGATCGGTGTTACCGCCGGAACCAGCGCTTACATTTACTGGGGACGCGGAGACATACGCGTGGATATTGCCGCGCCGCTGGTGGCCGGAGTGTTTGCGGGATCGCTGCTGGGCGCGCGCATCTCCCCGAAGATACGCCCGGTTTATATCCTGATGCTGCTGGTCACGATTGCCGGATGGCTTGCGGCACAGATGATTTACAAGCTGTTGACAGGAGGGTTCCAATGA